The sequence AAGAAAATAGATGAGCTGCAATTGTTTCATCCTGTAAGCATTGAGGAAACAACTCCCGTTATATCAACCCATACCGGGCCGGGTGCTGTTGCACTCATCTATTATGCCGAGTAAATGTCCAAACTCACTTGTTCAAAAAATGACAAGTGAGTTTTTTCTATAACAGGCATTTTGTTCCGACAAATTTATCCAAAATTTTTATCAAGTCATAACGAATGTTTAAATGTCACAAACTTTTCAAGCATTGCTTTGGTGCGGGACGTCTCCTCTGTTACAATAATAGTGGATATTTCACTGTAAGCGAGGTTTAATCGTATGAAACGTTCATTATCAATTATACTCATGGCAATTCTTGTATTACTTTCAGGCTGCTCTGGGGGAGACATCCCAGATAAATTAGACTATGAAATTGAAGCATTTGAGTTTACCAACCAAGATGGTGAAACAGTATCGTTAGAGGATTTAAAAGGAAAAGTTTGGGTTGCGGATTTTGTTTTTACGAGTTGTGACGACGTGTGCCTGCCTATGACCTTTAACATGTCAAAAATTCAGGATCTTGTTAAGGAAGAAGGTTTAGAGAACGTTGAATTTGTTTCCTTTAGCGTGGATCCCGAAGTAGATCAGCCACAGGTGTTAAAAGAATTTGGTGAAAAATTTGGGGCTGATTTTGCAAACTGGAACTTTTTAACCGGTTATTCACAAGACAAAATTGAATTATTTGCACGCGAGAGTTTTACCACATTAGTTGTAAAGCCAGAGGAAGGGGATCAGGTGGCCCACGGAACTTCGTTTTACTTAGTAGATCAAACAGGTACAGTTGTCAAAGACTATAGCGGCGTGACCGATGTTCCTTATGAAACCATAATTGAACACATCAAGATACTGCAACAATAGAAAGGTAAGAAAATATAAGATTTATCTCTATCGCGGTCAATCTGCCGCGGTATTTTTATTTTTGGCAACATTTAAGGGATGAATATTTGTGAAAGTTGTAATTCAAAAATCATACTGCTAAAATGATTGAATATGAAAGGAGTGTATATATGAAGCAGATTTTGACTATTTTTTTGTATACCC is a genomic window of Bacillus oleivorans containing:
- a CDS encoding SCO family protein — translated: MKRSLSIILMAILVLLSGCSGGDIPDKLDYEIEAFEFTNQDGETVSLEDLKGKVWVADFVFTSCDDVCLPMTFNMSKIQDLVKEEGLENVEFVSFSVDPEVDQPQVLKEFGEKFGADFANWNFLTGYSQDKIELFARESFTTLVVKPEEGDQVAHGTSFYLVDQTGTVVKDYSGVTDVPYETIIEHIKILQQ